From a single Gavia stellata isolate bGavSte3 chromosome 15, bGavSte3.hap2, whole genome shotgun sequence genomic region:
- the E2F4 gene encoding transcription factor E2F4: MDPSWLGMDPSRLGMDPSCSRRAPRPGSGSAAGAGAGGGGGGGQMAECGPQPPGGGSGAAGAPSRHEKSLGLLTTKFVSLLQEAKDGVLDLKLAADTLAVRQKRRIYDITNVLEGIGLIEKKSKNSIQWKGVGPGCNTREIAHKLIELKADIEDLEQREQELEQQKMWVQQSIKNVTEDVQNSRLAYVTHEDICKCFTGDTLLAIRAPSGTRLEVPIPEGLNGQKKYQIHLKSTSGPIDVLLVNKDAWSSPPVVLPVPPPEDLIQCQAVAPSKPQIPPLAHFQEASVPSSTQPSTPTPTSTQDHSPPVQKAASTECGLSAAESKSSGDFDPLSNASASASQPAGLDTQPLQSSASLDSSSVLPSPSTSFEPIKPDPTGILELPKELSEMFDPTRECMNSELLEELMSSEVFAPLLRLSPPPGDHDYIYNLDESEGVCDLFDVPVLNL, translated from the exons ATGGACCCATCCTGGCTGGGGATGGACCCTTCCCGGCTCGGGATGGACCCTTCCTG CTCCCGTCGTGCCCCGCGGCCCGGAAGCGGAAgcgcggcgggggccggagccggcggcggcggcggcggcgggcagatGGCGGAGTGTgggccgcagccccccgggggtgggagcggggctgcgggggcgCCGAGCCGGCACGAGAAGAGCCTGGGGCTGCTGACCACCAAGTTCGTGTCGCtgctgcaggaggccaaggaCGGTGTGCTCGACCTCAAGCTG GCTGCGGATACCTTGGCCGTGCGACAGAAGCGACGGATCTACGATATCACAAATGTCCTGGAAGGCATCGGGTTGATTGAGAAGAAATCCAAGAACAGTATCCAGTGGAA AGGGGTGGGTCCTGGCTGCAACACACGGGAAATAGCTCACAAACTTATCGAGCTGAAGGCAGACATAGAGGACCTGGAGCAGCGGGaacaggagctggagcagcagaagaTGTGGGTTCAGCAGAGCATCAAAAACGTTACAGAAGATGTACAGAACAGTCG ATTAGCGTATGTGACACATGAAGATATCTGCAAGTGCTTCACAG GAGACACCCTCCTTGCCATTCGAGCCCCATCAGGCACACGTTTGGAGGTTCCCATCCCTGAG GGCCTAAATGGGCAGAAGAAATATCAGATCCATCTGAAGAGCACAAGTGGTCCCATTGATGTTCTCTTAGTAAACAAAGATGCTTGGAGCTCTCCTCCTGTCGTACTACCTGTCCCTCCCCCTGAAGACCTCATTCAGTGCCAGGCAGTTGCACCCTCGAAACCGCAGATACCACCGCTCGCCCACTTCCAGGAGGCATCCgttcccagcagcacccagccctctACACCGACACCTACCAGCACTCAGGACCATAGCCCTCCCGTGCAGAAAGCCGCAAGCACAG AATGTGGCCTCTCAGCAGCAGAGTCCAAGAGCAGCGGTGATTTTGACCCCCTCAGCAATGCGTCCGCATCGGCCAGCCAGCCGGCCGGGTTAGACACCCAGCCGCTACAGTCCTCTGCCTCGCTGGATAGCAGCTCCGTCCTACCCAGCCCCTCTACCTCCTTCGAGCCGATCAAGCCCGATCCCACAGGAA TACTGGAACTTCCCAAAGAGCTGTCAGAGATGTTTGATCCAACGAGAG AATGTATGAACTCTGAGCTGCTGGAAGAGCTGATGTCATCTGAAG TGTTTGCTCCCTTGCTCCGCCTCTCCCCTCCACCTGGAGATCATGACTACATCTATAACCTGGATGAGAGCGAAGGCGTCTGTGACCTCTTTGATGTGCCTGTCCTCAACCTCTGA
- the ELMO3 gene encoding engulfment and cell motility protein 3, which translates to MPPPKDVVKIAIQMVGAIPQLIELQQTKPLASVLKDVCDAWSLPNAEHYALQYADGRQTYITESNRGEIKNGSILRLTTSPDQEAERLYSGIQSNNSDVKTDSLKKLASLSQDVTFAQEFINRNGLKQIFYIVEEGNDTGEMLAHTLKAFMELMEHDFVSWETLSAAFIKKVVSYVNMNAVDASVQQLSLSILENMVPTSRLLFELVKKEVTLDRLLTHLQVTNAQLQLKAMALLIALLLAATDAERRDMMDYLREKNIRQFIHKNIIHSSEPLGDEMAHYLYVLQSVSLNLCERRMRTSMDPYSQEQRELLQSLRQTAFESESDTPASNFSTERRRSLCAKEFRKLGFMNNSNPAEDLRRAPPGLLALDNMVYFSRHTPNAYSRFVLENSSREDKHECPFARSSIQLTLILCEILHVGEPCSETAQAFYPMFFGQDHFFEELFCICIQLVNKTWKEMRATQEDFDKVLQVVREQITRTLSLKPTSLELFKTRVNALNYSEILKLRQTERLHQEETLAVPVLELRERLKPELLELIRQQRLLHLCEGTLFRKISSRRRQDKLWYCRLSPNHKVLHYGDVEEGVHSPPIESLPEKIPVADMKMLLVGKECPHMKEKSSGKQNKDVLELAFSILYDVEEYCLNFIAPTRYEFCLWTDGLNVLLGKEMTSERTQTDLDVLLSMELKLRLLDLENVSIPDTPPPVPKPPSNLNFCYDFSHAEQ; encoded by the exons ATGCCGCCGCCCAAGGACGTGGTCAAGATCGCCATCCAGATGGTGGGAGCCATCCCGCAGCTCATCGAGCTCCAGCAG ACCAAGCCCCTCGCCTCGGTGCTCAAGGACGTCTGCGATGC GTGGAGCCTGCCCAACGCCGAGCACTACGCCCTGCAGTACGCGGACGGGCGGCAGACCTACATCACCGAGTCG AACCGCGGGGAGATTAAGAATGGGAGCATTTTACGGCTGACCACCTCCCCG GACCAAGAAGCAGAGAGGTTGTACAGCGGAATCCAGAGCAACAACTCGGATGTGAAGACTGACTCGCTGAAGAAGCTTGCAAGCCTCTCCCAAGACGTTACCTTTGCTCAGGAGTTTATCAACAGGAATGGCTTGAAACAAATCTTCTATATTGTGGAAGAAGGGAATGA TACAGGGGAGATGCTAGCTCACACCCTGAAGGCCTTCATGGAGCTGATGGAGCATGATTTTGTTTCCTGGGAGACTCTTAGTGCAGCCTTCATCAAGAAG GTAGTGAGTTACGTCAATATGAATGCGGTGGATGCATCTGTCCAGCAGCTCTCCTTGTCTATCTTGGAGAATATGGTACCCACCAGTCGCCTCCTCTTTGAGCTAGTCAAAAAAGAAGTGACGCTGGATCGTCTTCTTACCCACCTGCAGGT gacaaatgcccagctgcagctgaaggcGATGGCCCTGCTCATTgcgctgctgctggctgcgACCGACGCTGAGCGGCGG GATATGATGGACTACCTGAGGGAGAAGAACATCAGGCAGTTTATCCACAAG AACATCATCCACAGCTCCGAGCCACTGGGGGACGAGATGGCCCATTACCTGTACGTGCTGCAGTCCGTCAGCCTCAACCTGTGCGAGCGCCGCATGAGGACCTCCATGGATCCCTACTCACAG GAACAGCGGGAGCTCCTCCAGTCACTGCGCCAAACCGCCTTTGAGTCGGAGAGCGACACGCCTGCCAGCAACTTCAGCACCGAGCGCCGGCGATCCCTGTGTGCCAAGGAGTTCCGCAAGCTGGGCTTCATG AACAACAGCAACCCAGCGGAAGACCTCCGCCGTGCCCCGCCGGGACTCCTCGCCCTCGACAACATGGTGTATTTCTCCAGGCACACTCCCAACGCCTATAGCAGG TTTGTCCTCGAGAACAGCAGCCGGGAAGACAAACACGAATGCCCCTTCGCTCGAAGCAGCATCCAGCTCACCCTGATCCTCTGCGAGATCCTGCACGTTGGAGAGCCGT GCTCGGAGACGGCTCAGGCCTTTTACCCTATGTTCTTCGGGCAGGATCATTTCTTTGAAGAGCTTTTCTGCATCTGCATCCAGCTGGTGAACAAGACCTGGAAGGAGATGCGCGCTACCCAGGAGGACTTTGACAAG GTGCTGCAGGTGGTGCGGGAGCAGATCACCAGGACCCTGTCCCTCAAGCCAACCTCTCTGGAGCTATTCAAGACCAGAGTGAACGCGCTGAACTACAGCGAGATCCTGAAGCTGCGGCAGACGGAGCGGCTGCACCAGGAGGAGACGCTGGCTGTGCCCGTGCT GGAGTTGCGTGAGAGGCTGAAGCCGGAGCTCCTGGAGCTGATCCGACAGCAGCGCCTGCTGCACCTCTGCGAGGGCACCCTCTTCCGCAAGATCAGCAGCCGCCGCAGGCAGG acaAACTCTGGTACTGCCGCCTGTCACCCAACCACAAGGTGCTGCACTATGGGGACGTGGAGGAGGGGGTGCACTCTCCCCCCATCGAGAGCCTGCCAGAGAAAA TTCCTGTGGCAGACATGAAGATGCTGCTTGTGGGGAAGGAATGTCCACACATGAAGGAGAAGAGCTCAGGGAAGCAGAACAAG GATGTCCTGGAGCTGGCCTTCTCCATCTTGTACGACGTAGAGGAATACTGCCTCAACTTCATTGCCCCCACCCGGTACGAG TTCTGCCTCTGGACGGATGGGCTGAACGTGCTCCTGGGCAAGGAGATGACGAGCGAGCGAACGCAGACAGACCTCGATGTCCTGCTGTCCATGGAGCTCAAGCTGCGGCTCTTGGACCTGGAGAACGTCAGCATCCCTGACACACCCCCTCCTGTCCCAAAGCCCCCCAGCAACTTAAACTTCTGCTATGACTTCAGCCACGCAGAGCAGTGA